The following is a genomic window from Candidatus Paceibacterota bacterium.
AAAGAGACTTTTCGGCTCGGACCGCGTCTGCCGGCGTCTTTTCGTCGCAAGGGTGAGCGGGCACCATCGTTTCTGGAAGCGCCGGCTCCGGCTGGGTTGTGGTTATGGGTGCGATGTGCTGCACCTGGTGTCGTTTGGCGCCCACCGGTTGGAGCGACCCCTGCCGGCCGATTGCCGTAGTGTCCGGCGCCTGGCCTTGGACCTCGAGGTCGAAAACCGCCTGTTCTGTTGTTGTTTAGTGGATTCATTTAATTAGTTAGTAGTAAGTAGTGAGTCGTGCGTAGTTGAAGAGAGTCTCTTCGGGCGCCATCTTCACTGGTTAATAATGTTTTTTTAATTTTGTTCTTTTGGGGCGAAGATTTTCCAGACTCGTTCAGTGCTTAAATACCAATCTTGGATGTCGGCGAAGCGCTCGGCCGGAGTGTTGATGGTTCCGAGAGTAAGACCTTGCAGAGATTTCGGAATTACATAAATAAAATCTGGCGAGTAAAGAAAGATGGCTGGCAGATCATCGGCGACTAAATCTTCAAATTGACGATATTTGTCGATTTGGATGGCTCGGTCGGAAAGCTTCCGTCCGTCGGAGAGTAATTTGTCGGCTTTGATACTGGCGTAAAGCGCGATATTGAGCCCCGGGTCAATTCTTTGCGATGAGTGCCAAAAGGCGAACAAATCGAGGTCTCGGCCAACGACTTCGCCAAACAAGAGTGCATCATACTTTCTTGGACGAATAACATTCTGGTTGAGATCGCCAGGTTCAAAAATTTTAATGTCGACTTCCGCACCGATTTTCTGCCATTGATTTTTCAGGATATCCGCAGTGGCTTTGAGCTCGGGCGTGTTGGCGGTAGCGATGGAGAACGATAGAAGCTGACTCTCTTTTTTGGACTTCTTTTCGTAAATGCCACTAGTGTTTTTCTTCCAACCGTTTTTCTCGAGGGTGCTCGTAGCCAGGGCGAGTCTGGCGTTGTCAAAATCATCGGACTCTGAAGCTGTGTCATTTAAGTTGCTACCCAGAAAGCCCGGGGGAATCGGACCGGTGAGTTTGGTCGCATAGCCGTCGAGAACCTCTTCGACAATCGAGTCTTTGTTGGTGGCCAAATTTAGAGCTTGGCGAACCTCCTTGTTGGCGAAGATCGTGGCTTGATTTTGATTGAAAAAGATTCCGAAAATTCTTGGCAGGGCAGTTGTGACGACATTTTCGCCACCGGATTTTAGGCGCAGGGCATCGTGTGGGGAAATAGTGCTTAGACTGTCGAGCTCTTTCATTTCAAGAGCGGTTAGCGCCTTGTCACTTGTTGTGTAAAATTTTGTGATTAAGTTTAAGATGTGGGGTTTGCCTAGAGCGTAATTTTTGAATGGGACTAATTCATAAAATTCAGGCAGGCCACTTTGGTCTCGACTTAAACTTTTGATTTTGTAAGGGCCGGAACCGACTGGTTCGGTATTTAGGGTGGTAAAGGTAAATTGGTCAGCGCTTACATCTTGCCAGAGATGTTTCGGCAAAATTCCCAAAGTGGCATTTTCTAAAAATGGCGCATAAGGCTGGCTTAAGGTGAAGCGAATCTCTAAGTCGCCGATTTTTTCAATTTTCACGCCGTCCCAGTTTGGTCGTTTCGGACTCTTCAGGTTTGGGTCTTGGGCCTTGAGGATAGTGAAGGCGACATCGTCGGCGGTCAAGGGCGCGCCGTCTTGAAAGGTTAGATCTTTTTTAAGCTTGAAAGTGTAAGACAGACCGTCGTCGGAGATCTGATAATCTTCGGCCAGGTTTGGCACGAGGCCGGCGCCCGGTTCATAGGAAAGCAGTCCGGAGTAGACCAGGCCGGTCAAATCTCGGTCGGCGTCGGAAATGGCAAAGAGTGGGTTGATGAAGCGCGGAAAACCGACGATACCCTCGCGTAAGGTGCCCCCGTCTTTTGGAATCTCTACGGTGAAATAACGATTAGCCGAAGTGAAAAGTGCCAAAGCCGAGAACAAAAGGCCTAAAGCCAGGATGAAGAAAATCACCTTCTCGACCGGGCGGAAAGTCTGGCGGATTTTCTCGGCTTTCGAAATGGCCGGAATCGACAAATGGGAAAACAAAGCTGACCAAATTTTATTTTTCACAAAGATATTGTAGGCAGTTGACGCCCGGAAGCAAAAGATTGTCTATATTAAAGACTAATCAGACTAATAAAGTTTTAGAATTAGATGAAATGGTTTCTAGCGATTGAGGAAGATTGCGGTAAAAGCGGAAATCACGAAAAGAATGGCAACAATAATCGTAGCGTAAAAGAGGAATTTCTCAAAACCTCGTCTGGTGTGCATTCCTGAACCAAAATTGTCTCCGCCACCAAAAGCGCTACCGGCACCGGCGTCGGACTGTTGGAGCATGACTCCGATTGTGAGCAGGATTGCGAGCGTTATTTGAATGT
Proteins encoded in this region:
- a CDS encoding ABC transporter substrate-binding protein, with product MKNKIWSALFSHLSIPAISKAEKIRQTFRPVEKVIFFILALGLLFSALALFTSANRYFTVEIPKDGGTLREGIVGFPRFINPLFAISDADRDLTGLVYSGLLSYEPGAGLVPNLAEDYQISDDGLSYTFKLKKDLTFQDGAPLTADDVAFTILKAQDPNLKSPKRPNWDGVKIEKIGDLEIRFTLSQPYAPFLENATLGILPKHLWQDVSADQFTFTTLNTEPVGSGPYKIKSLSRDQSGLPEFYELVPFKNYALGKPHILNLITKFYTTSDKALTALEMKELDSLSTISPHDALRLKSGGENVVTTALPRIFGIFFNQNQATIFANKEVRQALNLATNKDSIVEEVLDGYATKLTGPIPPGFLGSNLNDTASESDDFDNARLALATSTLEKNGWKKNTSGIYEKKSKKESQLLSFSIATANTPELKATADILKNQWQKIGAEVDIKIFEPGDLNQNVIRPRKYDALLFGEVVGRDLDLFAFWHSSQRIDPGLNIALYASIKADKLLSDGRKLSDRAIQIDKYRQFEDLVADDLPAIFLYSPDFIYVIPKSLQGLTLGTINTPAERFADIQDWYLSTERVWKIFAPKEQN
- the secG gene encoding preprotein translocase subunit SecG translates to MNLATILPYIQITLAILLTIGVMLQQSDAGAGSAFGGGDNFGSGMHTRRGFEKFLFYATIIVAILFVISAFTAIFLNR